A window from Leptothermofonsia sichuanensis E412 encodes these proteins:
- a CDS encoding DUF3352 domain-containing protein has product MVKQTKKPSLLLTLGTAVLLVAGGGTAYWILTQQGFGPGNLPVGAEVVPQDALMAISISTDPGQWQKLREFGTAQSQAALDQNLANARDRILTANGFDYERDIQPWIGKEVTLAFLSPQANPPASGSNNNLPPVPQAQQSTILVLPIQDAGKAKQTLERFKPQAGQISDRIYKGIQVRETQGAAAQNYSAAILNEKLVVVANDPKAIERAIDTFTGEPSLASTPGYSQALGRIQVAQSFGKLFVNLPVAAAATSANAGKAVSPQSLAQVQQVQGLAATAVVEAEGIRFKSISWLKPDSQRRYEVKNTARTMPERLPADTVIMASGGNLKQFWQDYSQGATANPVSPINPQGLRDGLKSTVGMDLDKDLLAWMDGEFSLALVTAPEGNVPTLPFGFVFMVQSGDRRAAEASLKRLDEIMASKYKFKVEETKVGDVPVTNWLLPAGGPTITHGWLDGNVAFLTLGAPITGSMVPRPTGSLADSPSFKAAVPSDLSPNNGHFFVDIDRALNAKNLPLLQLPPGNRDLVAAVRAIGVTAAISDDRSTRYDVFVQLQKAGDAKPLPSPTLSPTSMK; this is encoded by the coding sequence ATGGTTAAACAGACAAAGAAGCCGTCCCTGTTGCTGACACTAGGAACTGCGGTGTTACTGGTAGCAGGGGGCGGTACAGCCTATTGGATATTGACGCAACAAGGATTTGGACCAGGGAACCTGCCTGTTGGCGCGGAAGTGGTTCCCCAGGATGCATTGATGGCGATTTCGATTTCCACAGATCCGGGACAGTGGCAAAAGCTACGGGAGTTTGGAACTGCTCAGAGCCAGGCGGCGCTGGACCAGAATCTGGCGAATGCGCGCGATCGCATCCTCACGGCGAACGGCTTCGACTATGAGCGGGACATTCAACCCTGGATTGGTAAAGAAGTAACCCTTGCATTTCTCTCGCCTCAGGCAAATCCTCCAGCCAGCGGCTCCAACAACAACTTGCCGCCCGTTCCCCAGGCTCAACAGTCCACCATTCTGGTGCTGCCGATTCAGGATGCGGGAAAGGCAAAACAGACTTTGGAGCGGTTCAAACCCCAGGCAGGTCAGATATCCGATCGCATCTATAAAGGAATTCAGGTTCGAGAAACCCAGGGTGCAGCAGCTCAAAACTACTCAGCCGCAATTCTTAATGAGAAGCTGGTGGTGGTTGCCAATGATCCAAAGGCAATTGAGCGGGCGATTGATACCTTCACAGGGGAGCCTTCATTAGCCTCAACGCCTGGTTACAGTCAGGCATTGGGCAGGATCCAGGTGGCTCAATCTTTCGGTAAGTTGTTTGTTAACCTGCCGGTAGCGGCAGCCGCCACTTCGGCAAATGCAGGTAAGGCAGTTTCTCCTCAAAGCCTGGCACAGGTGCAGCAAGTTCAGGGATTGGCAGCTACGGCGGTGGTTGAGGCAGAAGGGATTCGATTTAAGAGTATCTCCTGGCTTAAACCGGACAGTCAGCGTCGCTATGAGGTGAAAAATACAGCCAGAACTATGCCAGAGCGCCTCCCGGCAGACACAGTAATCATGGCATCCGGGGGGAATTTAAAACAGTTCTGGCAGGACTACAGCCAGGGAGCAACGGCAAACCCGGTATCTCCTATCAACCCCCAGGGCTTACGGGATGGCTTAAAGTCTACAGTGGGCATGGATCTGGACAAAGATTTGCTTGCCTGGATGGATGGGGAGTTTTCCCTGGCCCTGGTGACTGCACCAGAGGGCAATGTGCCCACCCTGCCGTTTGGTTTCGTGTTCATGGTGCAGTCAGGCGATCGCCGTGCTGCTGAAGCCTCCCTCAAACGGTTAGATGAGATCATGGCAAGCAAGTATAAATTTAAGGTTGAAGAAACCAAGGTCGGGGATGTCCCCGTTACCAACTGGTTGCTGCCAGCAGGAGGACCCACCATTACCCACGGCTGGCTGGATGGGAATGTGGCGTTCTTGACATTGGGAGCACCGATTACAGGCAGTATGGTGCCCAGACCAACAGGTTCGCTGGCAGATAGCCCATCATTCAAAGCGGCTGTGCCATCCGATCTCAGCCCGAACAATGGCCATTTCTTTGTTGACATAGACCGTGCCCTCAACGCCAAAAACCTGCCCCTCCTGCAATTACCTCCAGGCAATCGGGATCTGGTTGCGGCGGTGCGCGCGATCGGGGTGACGGCTGCCATCAGTGATGATCGCAGCACCCGCTACGATGTTTTTGTTCAACTTCAAAAAGCGGGCGATGCCAAACCATTGCCCAGCCCCACCCTCTCCCCAACCTCTATGAAGTGA
- a CDS encoding sirohydrochlorin chelatase, whose amino-acid sequence MLISESTHHHSESPAIALSLALPPLPLQRPLLLIGHGTRDIEGRQSLIDFAEAYAAMDPSRPVLPCFLELTEPTIQAGVDQCVEQGYTDLSVLPILLFAARHNKFDVTNELDRAKQRHPQVTFHYGRHFGITPGILDLWRSRLADLDQLEHNPQGIDRGDTVLLFVGRGSSDPDANGDAFKMARMLWEGSGYHTVETCFIGITHPRLEEGFRRARLYQPRRIIVLPYFLFTGLLVKKIFDISAQQQRQYPEVEVVCLPEMGLQPQLFAVLRDREIETQLGQVQMNCEMCKFRLAAIGNHHGQDQGHNHHGHNHHGHYHGHDHSHSHSQPVADPYAEPTRYHQRIWQAP is encoded by the coding sequence ATGTTGATTTCGGAATCTACCCACCATCATTCTGAATCTCCTGCGATCGCGCTATCGCTGGCACTCCCCCCTTTGCCGTTACAGCGTCCTCTGTTACTCATTGGTCATGGAACCCGTGATATTGAGGGACGGCAGAGCCTGATTGACTTTGCTGAAGCTTACGCGGCGATGGATCCTTCGCGTCCGGTTCTCCCCTGCTTCCTGGAATTAACAGAACCAACGATTCAGGCAGGGGTCGATCAATGTGTGGAACAGGGCTACACTGATCTGTCGGTATTGCCGATCCTGTTGTTTGCTGCCCGCCACAATAAGTTTGATGTTACTAATGAACTGGATCGTGCGAAGCAGCGCCATCCCCAGGTCACGTTCCATTACGGACGGCATTTTGGGATCACACCGGGGATTCTAGATTTGTGGCGATCGCGCCTTGCCGACCTGGATCAACTCGAGCATAACCCTCAAGGAATTGATCGGGGAGACACCGTTTTGCTATTTGTTGGACGGGGTTCCAGTGATCCTGATGCCAATGGGGATGCGTTTAAGATGGCGCGAATGCTGTGGGAAGGGAGCGGCTATCACACCGTTGAAACCTGCTTTATCGGCATCACCCATCCCCGGCTGGAGGAGGGCTTTCGCCGTGCCCGTCTTTACCAACCCAGGCGAATCATTGTGCTGCCGTATTTTCTATTTACCGGATTACTGGTCAAAAAAATATTTGACATCTCTGCTCAACAGCAACGGCAATACCCGGAGGTTGAGGTCGTTTGTTTACCTGAAATGGGATTACAGCCTCAGCTATTTGCTGTCCTCCGCGATCGCGAAATTGAGACTCAACTTGGTCAGGTTCAAATGAACTGCGAAATGTGCAAGTTCAGACTGGCGGCCATCGGCAACCATCATGGACAGGATCAGGGGCATAACCATCATGGGCATAACCATCATGGGCACTATCACGGGCATGACCATTCCCATAGCCACTCCCAACCAGTGGCAGATCCCTATGCGGAGCCAACCAGGTACCATCAGCGCATCTGGCAGGCACCCTGA
- a CDS encoding STAS domain-containing protein: MNTTIDCVTAHTEVVSPVKRETNSSGVNPGSEPVPRPLTIVLQPNGSLDYRNSSEFQRMLETALDHSEDGVIVDLLWVDSTDSAGVTALVAGIQRAAFLGKMLSFQAMDVSTRTALEKEWMRQREINFGPWNDVFGKELEQFLDRLIWK; encoded by the coding sequence ATGAATACGACGATTGACTGTGTGACGGCCCATACAGAAGTGGTATCCCCGGTAAAACGGGAAACAAACTCCTCTGGAGTGAATCCTGGGTCAGAACCAGTTCCCCGTCCCCTGACGATTGTACTACAGCCGAATGGTTCATTAGATTATCGTAATAGCTCAGAATTTCAGAGAATGCTGGAAACAGCTCTGGACCATTCTGAAGATGGAGTGATTGTCGATTTGCTTTGGGTGGACTCCACGGATTCCGCTGGCGTGACTGCTCTGGTCGCCGGAATTCAGCGAGCTGCCTTCCTGGGTAAAATGCTGTCCTTTCAGGCGATGGATGTTTCTACCCGAACAGCACTAGAGAAAGAGTGGATGCGCCAACGCGAAATTAACTTTGGACCCTGGAATGATGTATTTGGCAAGGAACTGGAGCAATTTTTAGATCGACTGATCTGGAAATGA